The sequence aataaaaacaaggagtccttgtggcaccttagagactaacacatttatttgggcataagctttcgtgggctagaacccacttcatcagatgcatggagttttaaatgttttaacatTTCCTGCAAACCTGACAATCACGTTGTCTAACCCATCAGTCCTACCAGCTGCCCAACATGGCAGCTCACTCCAGCTCGGACATTTTCATCCACGATTCCCCTTCCTCTCCTGATCTCCAGCAGGTTTCTACCCAGCTGCCACTCTGCCTGAGCCATTCTGCTCTGCATGGACCCTGCTCCAGTATTCTTTGATCTGCTGCACCCTCACaaccctgcctgccagggctgcACTGTCTCCAGGCACCAGCCGGTAGTTGAGACTGACACTGCCTTGACTGTGCAGCTGAGGTCACACAGAGCTCCCACCAATGTGGGTCTGCATAGCTGGGTGTCCAAAGAGGCTGACCACGATGGTTAGGACTCGCTTTTCTGGGAGTAGATTCTAGGTACTGGGTAGAAGGATTCATGCTTAGAAAGTGAATGCACGAGGCACGTTCTTTGCAAACGCATCTGAGTGTGAGTGTAGTGGGACTTGCGGCTGTCGGGGAAGAGCTATAACGTACATATTCAGTGCAggagccatttctgagaacaaggtcTCCTCTGCAAACGCGGCTTGGTGCATGTAAGGATCAGCACATGCTGCAGCTGGCCCCGCTGTGGAGTCTGGGGCTCACCCAAATTTACAGCCTATTCTGCCCCCTCCACTGAGCCCAGTGGTAACAGCAGGACCCAGAGAGGCAAAGAGGTTAATTAGGAGAATGCATTAGGATGTCATTAACATGGGAGGAAACATCAGCTCAGAGAGTTTGAATTCAGCCCCTCGgtttctggcaagagggagcGGCCGTTTGGCCCTGCTGTCTGACTCATACAGAACCACACGTCCTGCATCTGGGCAGGGAGACGAGTCTGTTCACTCTGTTCCCAGCCAGCCCTCTTGCTGCAGCCTAGCGGGCTGTGCTCTGCCCCTATCAGATGCAGGCTTGGAGTGTGATTGCGCCCCAGAACCTCATAGGGGTGACACCAAGGTACCCCTCCTCCCAGCGTTCCCAGGCTGAAACCCGGGGATGCTCAGAGGGCACTGTGGTCACCCAGGGATGAGCCGCAGCACTTCAAACTGAACTAAGGTTCTCAGCCTGCTTCCTGCCATGGCCATGCAAGCTGCCAGTCACAGCAGCTCCTACCCAGAATCCTTTGCAACTGTTCCCATGCTGCAACAAGCTCAGGATGACAGTGCCCTGCCCTAGCCAGAGATTCAGAGAATCCCCACGCACCTAGTGAGCCTGGAGACTGCGTGGAGGGGCCTGGACTCTGGATCCCAGCGCCAGGCTGAGTCTGCTATCTGAGTTGATTCCTGTCAAATTGAGCCCAAGGTCACTGTGAGCAGCACAGAGAACAGGAGTTCCCAGAAACACCCATCTCACCTGCACTGATGGGAGACAGGGGCTGCCTGGGTTGCATTCCTTTAATGTAGCAGGCAGAGTTGCTATCTGCCTGCAGGGACTTTGCTGACCCTCCAGCCCACCCCTCTGTGGAGTCCAAGGGCCAGAAACACAGTGCTGTTCTTCCCAGCCACTGGCCGGAGATGCGATAAGTACCGACTGCTCCAGTGCCCCCAGCCGGTGCTTGTACTGGACCTGCAATCCGCATTAGCCTATTGACGGCATGGTGCAGAGTGTGCGGCCcaccacacaccccacacactctGTCACAACCTGGCCAGTCGCCAGTCTGCTGGGAGGGGACCTCATCACTTGTACGGGAGCTGCACCGAGCCCTGGCACTATGTTTCTAGGGCTCACTCCCAGCTTCCGGTCTCTTGTCCAAGTCCTTCCTTAGGATGAGGGACCCCATAGTCCTGCTGCCCCAGACCCTGGAACGAGCCACCCTGGTTACTTACACATGCTCTCCCAGCGCGCTGGGCTCCTGATTCAACCCCTTTGGGGACAATGGGACAAGGATGCAACGAGCTTCCTAACCACATCGACTTTACTCCAAGAGCACTAGAGAGCTACAGATCTTTGCAAATAACCAAAATCCTGACCCTCCATTTCCTCCCCACCAATCTGATCTCTCACCTCCTGGGAGACCAAGGACTGGTCAGCGTTTCTGGCTGGGGAGAGTCCCTCCTGCCTGACCCCCGCCAGCCAGTGCCTCTAGAATGTCATGGTGCTTGGCTCCCCCTCCACAGCAATGCCTCCCACCTTAAATACAGTCTCTGTCTGTGTTTGCCATGTGGCCGGACTGAGAAAGTCCATCTCCTTTCCCCAGCCAGACATCTGCACAGATAATTCACTCTTCCTTGGGCCAGCCAGCAGTTGTGATGGCCCCAGATTGCTTGTCATGACTTCTCAGTTGCAGTCATTCAGCTCTGCATCCAAGACTTTCCTGGGCTGGGCACCTGGTTGGACTGCAGCCTAACAGACCATGTTCTCATGGGCACGACCAGAACAGGGGGCAGGACAAGGACAAAGAGTCACAAAACACAGTGGTGCGCACAATTTGCTAGAACagatgcccccacccccatcacatgCTACACAGATCCTGGGTAGACATCAGGAGTGAGTCATGGGCACGAGCTGTGGGCCCCAGCAGGACATGCCCCAAGTAACCTATCCCTAGTCAGGGTGCTGGGaagccaggaggctctgtgatGTGGCAAGAAAGCCCCTGGACAAGCATAGGAGACCTGGCTGGGGAGCAAGTGTCACTAACAGAGGCTGCTCCCAGCTTTCATCTTGCGAAAGCCCCCCATGGGCTCAGAGGCAGGTGAGAAGGGAAACAAGAAGCACAGTCAGGAAATGTGCCTGCAAAGCATGAATTTGAGAGCCTTTGAAGAAGGGCCTGCCTCGCAGTACCTCAatggcctggagcagagagccaAACCCCAGCAAACCTGGTGCTCTGGGGAGCTGGGATGGGGCTAACAGACAGAGAGGGCTTTGCTGAGGGTTGTAACCACCTGTGCCAGTCAAACAGACAGAACCAGCTGAAGAACATGAGCAGGAACACAAGAAGTGTAACCGCGTCAGTAGGCACCAGGGAAGCATGTCCTTACACATTCCTGCTCGCAGTGCAGACCGAGATCACTGGGGACAGCGAATCATGGCCAATCCAGCTAACATGCCAGGGGAAGGGAGTGTGGGACTCTGCTCAGGTGTGTGTTTATGTGTCTTTCTCCTGTTAACTACAGGGTGAATCCAGACCACTTCCAGAGCATTAACAGAGCAGggcacaatgggcccttctgggtTCTGAGGACCCATGAAGGGGGTTTGAATCTGCTGAGCAGGGAGGTGGCTGGTGGGAGCTTTGATGAGAAGATGGGGACAAgcctcatggggggaggggagtcaggTGAGGTGTAAACTCAGGAAATTCACTGCTGCTGATGTGATGgtctgggttgggggaggagatCCCTTGGGAGATGGGTCTCTGGGCCATGCTTCCTCAGGGGGATCTGGGCGCTCTCTGGATCCAAGAAGATTTGTAAGGCTCTTCAGGCACGAGAACAAAGCAGTTCTTTAGTACCAGCTCTGTACGTATCTAGCCACACTATGGAGGGGCAGGGATCCTGGCAGCCAGTCGACATGAGAGACAGCATCCTGCCATCTGTGCCACCGGGAGGCATTCCACTGTCCGCAGAAACCTCTGTCCCTCCTGGGGCAAATACCAGTCTCTCAGTGCCATGTAAATGCTGATGGGTTCAGTCTCTGGTGACCCTGGCACTGCCATTCTCTTTGCTTTCACCCCTGCTTCTCTTTCTCCCAGGGACCGGATTGCCCGGATCGGGCTGGGGGTGATCCTGAATCTGACCAAAGAGCGAGACAGCCCCCAGGTTGCATGCAGCCTCTCGGGGATCCTGGAGCACATGTTCAAACACACTGAGGAGACCTGTTTCCAGCTCATTTCTGATGGAGGCCTGGACACCATCCTGTACTGGTGCCGCTGGACTGACCCCGTTGTGTTGCGCCACTGTGCTATGGCCCTGGCCAACTGTGCCATGTACGGCGGGCAAGCCAACCAGCGGCTGATGATCGAGAAGAACACAGCAGAGTGGCTCTTCCCACTGGTGTTTTCCAAAGATGATGAGCTGATCCGCCTGCATGCATGCCTGGCCATCACAGTGCTGGCCACCAACAAAGAGATCGAGAAAGAGGTGGAGCGGTCGGGGACCCTGGCGCTGGTGGAGCCCTTCATCGCCTCTCTGGACCCGGAGCAGTTTGCATGCGACTTGCTGGACAGCAGTGACAACAGTCAGGGAAGGACAGCGAAGGACCTGCAGCACCTGGTGCCCTTGCTGGACAGCTCGCGGCTGGAGGCGCAGTGCATCGCTCTCTTCTACCTGTGCATAGAGGCGGCCATCAAAGCCAGGCAGAAGAAAACCAAGGTAAGACTgggtttgggcggggggggggcaggattaCCTGAGACAAgtagatggaggaggaggaggggcactgAGGTTGCATCCAAGCAGCCCTGCAGCCTCTGGGAAATGGGGCATTGCTTGCTCCCCCTGTGTGCTCACAGTTCTGCCTATTAGGGTGCTGTTGTAGATCTGAAATGCCCATGTGCCAGGACTGCGTAGCATGACCCAGCGGGAAGGCACTAGGGGAAACAAGGATGTGATGGCTCCTGCTCCTCTGTGCCCAGATTTTCAGTGAAATAGGGGCTGCCCAGAGCCTGAAGAGGATAGTGTGTTACTCCACCAACACCACGGCCTCATCGCTGGCCAAGAAGGCTCTGCGCATGATGGGCGAGGAGGTGCCTCGACGGATCCTGCCCACCGTCTCCAGCTGGAAACCCATCGAGGTGCAGACATGGCtgcaacagactggattcaacaAATACTGCCAGAGCTTCCTGGTAGGGCCGTGCTTATGGGGaaaggggcagtggaaaggccCTTTGCTGGGAACACACAAAGAACCCACTGTaacgggtttggtcacagacaccctcttgggactgtcacctgatgtgctgaaatgacctctgagcctgttttccctaatggcttgGGATTCCAGAACTCCACCTTGTTaagccagacacgccagcctgctgcaacacagacccaggtctggtccactcccccacagctgcaggctttaaccaaaactgctcagcaggtcacctttctccagcacccagctcccaatgggatccaaaccccaaataaatttgttttactctgtataaagcttatacagggtaaactcataaattgttcgccccctttaacactgatagagagatatgcacagctgtttgctcccccaggtattaagcACTTACTccgggtttactaataaacaaaagtgatttcattaagtataaaaagtaggatatAAGTGGTTTCAAGAattaacagacagaacaaattaAATGACcaaacagaataaaacaaaacaggcaagtctaagcctagtacatTAAGAAAccgaatacaggtaaatctcaccctcagagatgttccaataagcttccttcccagactagactccttcttagtctgggcccagtccttttccctggtacacTCCTTGTTCCAGCTTGGGTGGTAGCCAGGgtttttctcatgactgcagccccctttgttctgttccacatccttttatagctttggcacagggcgggaatcttttgtctctgggtccccacccctccttacaaatggagaagcatcaggtttaagatggattccagtaccaggtgacatggtgaCATGTCCTGGGAGTCCCcaagtctccattcttcctgacCTGACTCACAgaaacacaggaaggcttacaagtaaacagagccatttacaaccaattgttctaGTTAATGGAAGCCATCAAGATCCTAAGCCACcatcaatggcccacactttgcataattacaacagGACCttagagtaatacttcatatttctagctttagATACaggaatgatacattcatacaaataggatgaccacacttagtagattataagctttgtattgataccttacaagagatgttttgcataaagcatattccagttacactatagtcacactcataagcatatttccaaaaaaagcatatggagtgcaacatcacacccacCCTGTAACCGTTTCTAATAAGGAACCCTATAGATACACCATCACCCAGAGCAATGGCCACTGCCACACCAGGGCAACATCTCCACCAGGCACCTTCAGCCTTGAGGAGAGCTGGATGGGACTAGGCCAGTTTCTTGTCTCACCAGTGCTGCAAGCCCCAGAGCAGGAGGCCAGCCCTCCATGCACACGCACTGCCGTCCCCGGGGAAAATCCCTGCCTGAACACAGCTGGGGCAACAGGCCACCATGTGTCACCTCTCACCCAGAGCCAGAGCATGTTGGAATTGCGGGAGCGGGAGTCTGGAGGGAGAGGCGGTTGACGAGAAGTCCCATCTCTGGATGGCAAAGAGAATGGCTTAGGGCACTGGAGCTTCCCCATGAGCCCCCATGTGGGCTGCCACCATACACTGCATGACCATCTCGTCCATGTCCCCGGCTGAGCCTCCTCCCTGGCTCAGGGTTCCATGTGCATTGTACAGCAAGGCCTTGGTGGACAGCTCTGACATCTCCTCTCTTGGCAGGAGCATGAGGTGGATGGGGACTTGCTGCTGCGACTGACGGAGACAGATCTGCGGGAAGATCTGGGGATGGCCTCTAGCATCATCCGGAAGAGGTAGGACCCTTGTGTCCCAGAGGCATCACTGAAAAGACAAGTGGGAGAGTCCAGGTCAAAGACCTTCGCCTCTCCCCTTCTTTCCCTGCTGTGACAGAAGCATTAGAGGCAGCTGCCTCTGACCTCACACTGGGAGAGGCCTGGGCTCTTGGGGCCTGTGCCCCCCTGTGACTCCATCCTGCTGCCGGGGAAGTTCTCACAGGGTGGCCAATGCCACAGGGAGTGGctggatgggatggggaggggctctCCTCAGCACAGGAACTGGGATGGGGCCCTGTGTGCTACTCAGAAAGCTGAAGACTTACCCTGGGTTCTGCTTCCCTGGCTGCAGGTCCTGCCCCATCACGTCTCAATGCAGAGATCTTCCACTAATCAATcaactgtctgtctgtccatctctcTCATGCACCCTTCACCACAGCATCTGGGAGCTCTTCTCTTCCCGAGTCCCTGCCTTACCCCGAGCCCCATCAAATCCCCTTGTGCTTACATCCGTTGACTTGCCAGGTTTTTCCGGGAGCTGACAGAGCTGAAGACATATGCAAATTACTCCACCTGCGATCGCAGTAACCTGGCTGACTGGCTGGGCAGCATTGACCCCAAGTTCCGCCAGTACACGTACAACCTGGTGACTTGTGGCATCGACCGCAACTTCCTGCACCGTGTgacggaggagcagctgcaggaggactGCTGCATCGATGTGGGCTTCCACCGCGTGCGCATTCTCTCTGCCGCCAGGGGtaaggccctgctcccttctcagCACGGAGGCCCTGGGGGCCAGTCTGGTCATTGGACCCAGCCAGGGCTGGTCAGATCACTGCGTCGCGGTCCGGATGTGACTAGTCTGGCTGCCGGGTGACCGTTCAGAGATCACCATTAACTCTTCGCTGCTATCCTCTCTCATATCTAGAAATGCTTCACTCTCCCCTGCCGTGCAGTGGCTGCAAATCCACCTCCGAGGGGCCCGACGTGTTTATCAGCTACCGACGGAGCACTGGCTCCCAGCTGGCCAGGTGAGTGCCGAGGGGTCGCCCCATTCAGACCCACTCCAGGGGAAGGCGCAATGGCCCCTGTTCTGCGTCATGGTGCTGATGACTTAGGAATGACCCGGGATCTCTCTGCGGACAGAGAGGGACAGCGGTGCAGGCTGCAGCCCCACTGGGCAGAGCAGCATCTGGAGGGGACAGTGCCTGAAGGCTCAGTGAGGGCAGAGCAGACTGGAAGGGGAATTCAGCCCCCAAACCCTTTCCTGCTTCCCTGCTGGAGCTGACTTGCACTGTCCTCATTCTACACCCCTGGTGGCCCAGTAAGAGGCAGGGCTTAAAGCCTCCCTCCCTGTTAGTTCTGTGACAGCCCAGGTGCCTTGAGCCCGCGCAGGCCTGAGCCAGCAGCTACCGTCTCGAGGGCTGCAGTTGGCTCAGAGGAGCAGAGAACAGGCTTCCACAATCTCATGGTGCCCCCAGATGAGATGATAAGGATAGGGCGTGAACTGCAGGTGCCCAAGGAGGTGCTCTGATGGTGCTGTGCCTCTCTTGCTCCCAGCCTGCTGAAGGTCCATCTGCAGCTGCATGGGTTCAGTGTGTTCATAGATGTGGAGAAGCTGGAGGCGGGGAAGTTTGAGGACAAGCTGATCCAGAGTGTGATGAGCGCTCGCAACTTCGTGCTGGTTCTCTCTCCAAACACGCTGGATAAGTGCATGGGGGACCCTGACCGCAAGGACTGGGTGCACAAGGTGAGAACTCCTGGGCAGGAGCTCAGAGGGACTTGGTGGCACCGCAGGAGCGGGAGGGGCTAGAAATGGCTCTGGCTGCCATGCAGTAGCCATGGGCTAAGCTCTGGGCTTTCCCCGCAGGAGATCGTGACGGCCCTGAGCTGCGGGAAGAACATCATCCCAGTGGCTGACCATTTTGAGTGGCCTGATCCACAGGATCTTCCTGAGGACATGAGGGCTGTCCTGAAATTTAACGGCATCAAGTAAGTAGGGCGGGGCCCTGTCCCAGCCATGCTCTTGCGGTGGCTGCTGACTTGTGTGGAGTGCGGACAGCACGATGCAATCTCGAGGCGGAGGGCGGGTGAGAGAACAGACGCAGGCTGCTGAACGTCACaagttcagggcagggggttctgtCCTCTCTGCAGCTGGGACTCATCTCATCTGGGAGGTGGAATTTTCTTCTCCCGATCTCCCTTGAAATAATTCTCCTCCCTCCTTGGCATTTTGGCTCTTCAGCTACCTGCAGGCAGATCTCGTGTCTCCTGTTGTCCTTCAGGAAAGCAGGGCAGACTGAGCTCCTTCCACCCCTCCTCCTGACCCAATCACTCCAGCTCCTTCATTGCTTCTGCAGTTCTTCTCTGAGCTCTGCTAGCCACTAGTGCAGGATCTCAGACGCGGTCCCCAACACCCATGGCCCCGCGGCCCTTTGAATGGCATCCCAGGAGGGGCGGTGGTCCCTACCGTGCCCGTGGCCCAGGCTTGCCAGGGTTGAGAGGCACCTCGCTACCACGGGGCCATAGCATGAGGGAGCCTTTTCTGTGCCGCTGGGGTTCAGCTCCCTGCCTCTGCTAGCCACAGGCAACCCAAGCCCTGCCTCTCAGCCCACGTGGGCTCTACTGGCCCTCATGCAGGTGAGCGATAggacactccaaccccctg comes from Caretta caretta isolate rCarCar2 chromosome 17, rCarCar1.hap1, whole genome shotgun sequence and encodes:
- the SARM1 gene encoding NAD(+) hydrolase SARM1 isoform X2, which encodes MVLTLLVSIYKLCRFFAMSSSERLSVPEYMSHACLWSGVGAAHNHREVSPGVSMDVQVALDRILPDLHLAISSLKQATDPQDLRKGIAEIFQLVEEAWVMPTLGRDVAKALCDVIRLEGGLDLLLNLLQATELETKCQASKLLEQILVAENRDRIARIGLGVILNLTKERDSPQVACSLSGILEHMFKHTEETCFQLISDGGLDTILYWCRWTDPVVLRHCAMALANCAMYGGQANQRLMIEKNTAEWLFPLVFSKDDELIRLHACLAITVLATNKEIEKEVERSGTLALVEPFIASLDPEQFACDLLDSSDNSQGRTAKDLQHLVPLLDSSRLEAQCIALFYLCIEAAIKARQKKTKIFSEIGAAQSLKRIVCYSTNTTASSLAKKALRMMGEEVPRRILPTVSSWKPIEEHEVDGDLLLRLTETDLREDLGMASSIIRKRFFRELTELKTYANYSTCDRSNLADWLGSIDPKFRQYTYNLVTCGIDRNFLHRVTEEQLQEDCCIDVGFHRVRILSAAREMLHSPLPCSGCKSTSEGPDVFISYRRSTGSQLASLLKVHLQLHGFSVFIDVEKLEAGKFEDKLIQSVMSARNFVLVLSPNTLDKCMGDPDRKDWVHKEIVTALSCGKNIIPVADHFEWPDPQDLPEDMRAVLKFNGIKWSHEYQEATIEKIIRFLQGRSSRDSSAGSENSLECAAPLGQTYSQAAPPHIL
- the SARM1 gene encoding NAD(+) hydrolase SARM1 isoform X1, yielding MVLTLLVSIYKLCRFFAMSSSERLSVPEYMSHACLWSGVGAAHNHREVSPGVSMDVQVALDRILPDLHLAISSLKQATDPQDLRKGIAEIFQLVEEAWVMPTLGRDVAKALCDVIRLEGGLDLLLNLLQATELETKCQASKLLEQILVAENRDRIARIGLGVILNLTKERDSPQVACSLSGILEHMFKHTEETCFQLISDGGLDTILYWCRWTDPVVLRHCAMALANCAMYGGQANQRLMIEKNTAEWLFPLVFSKDDELIRLHACLAITVLATNKEIEKEVERSGTLALVEPFIASLDPEQFACDLLDSSDNSQGRTAKDLQHLVPLLDSSRLEAQCIALFYLCIEAAIKARQKKTKIFSEIGAAQSLKRIVCYSTNTTASSLAKKALRMMGEEVPRRILPTVSSWKPIEVQTWLQQTGFNKYCQSFLEHEVDGDLLLRLTETDLREDLGMASSIIRKRFFRELTELKTYANYSTCDRSNLADWLGSIDPKFRQYTYNLVTCGIDRNFLHRVTEEQLQEDCCIDVGFHRVRILSAAREMLHSPLPCSGCKSTSEGPDVFISYRRSTGSQLASLLKVHLQLHGFSVFIDVEKLEAGKFEDKLIQSVMSARNFVLVLSPNTLDKCMGDPDRKDWVHKEIVTALSCGKNIIPVADHFEWPDPQDLPEDMRAVLKFNGIKWSHEYQEATIEKIIRFLQGRSSRDSSAGSENSLECAAPLGQTYSQAAPPHIL